The Astatotilapia calliptera chromosome 14, fAstCal1.2, whole genome shotgun sequence genome includes a region encoding these proteins:
- the rasgrp4 gene encoding RAS guanyl-releasing protein 4 isoform X2 — MGDLWALVRSDGGEEKHSQLIENSCLSPHLNISQAPSPSVKKRKVSLIFDHMEPDEMAEHLSYLEFKNFCNVSFLDYRSYVVRGSVRDNPALERSVMMCNGVSQWVQLMILSRHTAQQRAQVFTKFIHVAQKLRSLQNFNTLMAVTGGLCHSSISRLKDTSNLLPPDVTKALSEMTELLSSRSNYSNYRRVYNECTGFKVPILGVHLKDLISLNEALPDYIDEEKINLSKLQHLYSNINDLLALHSCTPPFEANKDLLHLLTLSLDLYYTEDEIYELSYAKEPKNPKVQPVAPVKPPVVAEWGSGVTPRLDPDTISKHVKQMVDSIMKNYDHNQDGYISLEEFEKIAANFPFSFCTQETDREGQISREEITSYFMRGMSVCAKLGYNFNDAHNFHETTYKRPTFCDICRGFLWGVTKQGYHCKDCGINCHRHCRDLVGIECLKKHKNTTGSCPCTPAPDLRTKGNSWSSEEETFVFPLSNETEHHKGTSDWKSNTSESVLSDRSTQTDPGVWTPEKKDKKGNHLHSRPSLRKVSTLPHRTRCSMPVSFLQEKMEELHLYKDKSREPD; from the exons ATGGGGGACCTGTGGGCACTGGTCCGGTCagatggaggagaggagaaacacTCGCAGCTCATCGAGAACTCCTGCTT AAGCCCTCACCTGAACATATCACAGGCACCCTCACCTTCTGTGAAGAAGAGGAAGGTGTCTTTAATATTCGATCACATGGAGCCAGACGAGATGGCTGAGCATCTCAGCTACCTTGAGTTTAAAAACTTCTGTAATGTATCA TTCTTGGATTACCGCAGCTATGTAGTACGAGGTTCAGTCCGGGACAATCCTGCTTTGGAGCGTTCAGTGATGATGTGTAATGGGGTCTCCCAGTGGGTCCAGCTGATGATTCTTAGCAGACACACAGCCCAGCAGAGAGCCCAGGTCTTCACCAAGTTCATTCATGTGGCTCAG AAACTTCGATCTCTGCAAAACTTTAACACTCTCATGGCCGTAACTGGAGGCCTCTGTCACAGTTCAATCTCCCGCCTCAAAGACACTTCTAACCTGCTGCCTCCTGATGTCACTAAG gCTCTCAGTGAAATGACAGAGCTGCTCTCGTCGCGGAGTAATTACAGCAACTACCGTCGGGTTTACAATGAGTGCACCGGCTTCAAGGTTCCCATTTTGGGTGTCCATCTAAAGGATCTGATCTCGCTGAATGAGGCCTTGCCGGACTACATAGATGAGGAAAAAATCAACCTGAGCAAGCTGCAGCACCTCTATAGCAACATTAATGACCTGCTGGCCCTCCACAGCTGTACACCACCCTTTGAGGCCAACAAAGACCTGCTGCATCTGCTCACG CTCTCCCTAGATTTATACTACACTGAGGATGAGATATATGAACTCTCATATGCCAAGGAACCCAAGAACCCCAAGGTTCAG CCTGTAGCTCCAGTTAAACCCCCAGTAGTGGCAGAGTGGGGTTCAGGAGTCACCCCCAGGCTCGACCCCGACACCATATCTAAACACGTCAAACAGATGGTGGAT TCCATAATGAAGAATTATGACCACAATCAGGATGGCTACATTTCGCTGGAGGAATTTGAAAAAATAGCAGCCAACTTCCCCTTCTCCTTCTGTACTCAAGAAACTGACAG GGAGGGACAAATCAGCCGTGAAGAAATCACCTCTTACTTCATGAGGGGAATGTCCGTATGTGCCAAGTTGGGGTACAACTTCAATGACGCGCATAACTTCCATGAAACCACATACAAACGACCAACATTCTGTGATATATGTAGAGGCTTT CTATGGGGTGTCACCAAACAGGGCTACCACTGTAAAG ACTGTGGGATAAACTGCCACAGACACTGTAGAGATCTGGTGGGTATTGAGTGcttgaagaaacacaaaaacacgacTGGGTCCTGTCCATGCACCCCCGCACCTGATTTAAGAACCAAGGGCAACAGCTGGA GTTCGGAAGAGGAGACCTTTGTTTTTCCCCTGAGTAATGAAACAGAGCACCATAAGGGTACATCTGACTGGAAAAGTAACACCAGTGAATCAGTACTGTCCGACCGCTCCACTCAGACGGATCCTGGAGTTTGGACACCTGAGAAGAAGGACAAAAAGGGAAACCACCTTCACTCTCGTCCATCACTGAGAAAG GTCAGCACTCTACCACACAGAACCCGCTGCTCCATGCCTGTTTCCTTCCTGCAGGAGAAGATGGAGGAGCTGCATCTGTACAAAGACAAAAGCAGGGAGCCAGACTGA
- the hnrnpul1 gene encoding heterogeneous nuclear ribonucleoprotein U-like protein 1 yields MSVDVKKLKVNELKEELQRRGLDTRGLKADLVERLKAALEAEAQADAGEQEDKGDQQQEEEYGDDYQDNEDETDAQEQQDSEAAEDYGGGDEAEGDAPQDEDEGRDSGGYYEEEEAEGNPYESQTPSDSGHNVPDFTADEDIQKTDMMSEEETKPATKEEVEEENEEEENEKNRQEVKVEVKMEDESEGAGERQQDNQHDQQHGQDTAGQPEQVKTEDERGGHYGRKRPYEENRGYSYYEHREEKRSRTPQPPAEDEEENIDDTLVTIDTYNCDLHFKVSRDRYSGYPLTIEGFAYLWAGARATHGVTQGRVCYEMKINEEIPVKHLPSSEPDPHVVRIGWSLNHCSTQLGEEPFSFGYGGTGKKSVDCKFSDFGEKFGENDVIGCYIDFDSGDEVEMGFSKNGVHLGVAFRTTKEALAGRALFPHVLVKNCAVEFNFGQKREPYFPPQEGYTFIHNLEMEDKIRGTKGPASKSECEILMMVGLPACGKTTWASKHAESNPDKKYNILGTNAIMDKMKVMGLRRQKNYAGRWDVLIQQATQCLNRLIEIAARKRRNYILDQTNVYGSARRRKMRPFEGFQRKAIVICPTDEDLKERTLKQTNEQGKDVPDHAVLEMKANFTLPEPCDFLEAVTYVELQRDEAEKLMKQYNEEGRKAGPPPEKRFDNRSGGFRGRGGGSFQRYDNRDGARGSYQNRSGDGGSGYRGGYNRGSYNQNRWGNSYRDGGSDARSGYNRSQQSGGSYRTAPSYNKGGYNQGYSQSYNQGYNQGNYNQNYYSNYSQYPAYSQSYSQTPATGQTYNHQQQQQPQQQPQQQPQQSYNQQYQQYAQQWQQYYQNQNQWNQYYSQYGSYPGQGSQGSSSGSQ; encoded by the exons ATGAGTGTTGACGTGAAGAAACTGAAAGTCAATGAGTTAAAAGAAGAGCTCCAGCGCCGTGGCCTGGACACCAGAGGCCTGAAGGCAGACCTCGTAGAGAGGCTGAAAGCCGCTCTGGAGGCTGAAGCTCAGGCTGATGCTGGTGAGCAAGAGGATAAAGGGGATCAGCAGCAGGAAGAGGAATACGGTGATGACTACCAAGACAATGAAGATGAAACGGATGCACAAGAGCAGCAAG ATTCAGAAGCAGCTGAGGACtatggtggtggtgatgaagCTGAAGGTGATGCCCCTCAAGATGAAGATGAGGGCCGAGATTCAGGTGGTTACtatgaagaagaggaggcagaAGGTAACCCCTACGAAAGTCAGACTCCTTCAGACTCGGGTCACAATGTGCCCGACTTCACAGCAGATGAGGATATTCAGAAAACTGACATGATGTCTGAGGAAGAGACCAAGCCTGCAACAAaggaggaagtggaggaagagaatgaagaggaggagaatgaAAAGAATAGACAAG AAGTTAAAGTAGAGGTCAAAATGGAAGATGAATCTGAGGGTGCAGGTGAAAGGCAACAAGATAATCAGCATGACCAGCAGCATGGGCAAGATACCGCAGGCCAGCCAGAGCAAGTCAAAACTGAAGATGAGAGAGGTGGACACTATGGACGTAAGAGGCCGTATGAGGAGAACAGGGGCTACAGCTATTATGAGCACCGTGAGGAGAAGAG ATCCCGAACACCTCAGCCTCCTGCtgaagatgaagaggagaaCATAGATGACACTCTTGTTACAATTGATACAT ACAATTGTGATTTGCACTTCAAAGTTTCCCGTGACCGCTACAGTGGTTATCCACTGACCATTGAAGGCTTTGCTTACCTTTGGGCTGGGGCACGAGCAACTCATGGAGTCACCCAGGGACGCGTGTGCTATGAGATGAAG atcaatGAAGAAATTCCTGTGAAGCACCTCCCCAGCAGTGAGCCTGATCCCCATGTGGTCAGAATTGGGTGGTCTCTCAACCACTGCAGCACTCAGCTTG GTGAGGAGCCATTTTCCTTTGGATATGgaggaacaggaaaaaaatccgTTGACTGTAAATTTTCAGACTTTGGTGAGAAGTTTGGCGAAAATGATGTCATCGGTTGTTACATT GACTTTGACAGTGGTGACGAGGTGGAGATGGGCTTCTCTAAGAATGGAGTGCATTTGGGTGTGGCTTTCCGGACAACCAAAGAAGCCTTGGCAGGCCGTGCCCTGTTCCCTCACGTCCTGGTTAAGAATTGTGCGGTTGAGTTCAACTTTGGACAGAAGCGAGAGCCTTACTTCCCCCCACAAGAGGGATACACCTTCATCCACAATCTGGAGATGGAGGACAAGATCAGAGGTACTAAAGGACCTGCCAGCAAGTCTGAGTGTGAG aTTTTGATGATGGTTGGCCTCCCTGCCTGTGGAAAAACCACTTGGGCCTCAAAGCATGCAGAGAGTAACCCGGACAAGAAGTACAACATCCTGGGCACAAATGCTATCATGGACAAGATGAag GTCATGGGTCTGCGCCGCCAGAAGAACTACGCCGGGCGCTGGGATGTTCTGATACAGCAGGCCACCCAGTGTCTGAACCGGCTGATTGAGATCGCCGCCCGCAAGAGACGCAACTACATCCTCGATCAG ACAAATGTTTATGGATCAGCAAGGAGACGAAAAATGCGTCCTTTTGAAGGTTTTCAACGCAAGGCTATTGTAATTTGTCCCACGGACGAGGATTTAAAAGAACGAACATTAAAGCAAACCAATGAGCAGGGGAAGGATGTGCCCGATCATGCTGTGTTAGAAATGAAAG CCAACTTTACTCTCCCTGAGCCTTGCGACTTCCTGGAGGCAGTGACGTACGTCGAGCTGCAGCGCGACGAGGCTGAAAAGTTGATGAAGCAGTACAATGAGGAGGGCCGCAAAGCTGGCCCACCCCCTGAGAAACGCTTTGATAACAGGTCTGGTGGGTTCCGTGGCCGCGGAGGTGGTAGCTTCCAGCGGTATGACAACCGTGATGGAGCTCGTGGCAGCTACCAGAACCGCAGTGGGGATGGAGGCAGTGGATACAGAGGAG GCTACAATCGTGGCAGCTATAACCAGAACAGATGGGGCAACAGCTACCGTGACGGAGGCTCTGATGCACGAAGTGGATATAACCGCAGTCAGCAGTCAGGGGGAAGCTACAGAACTGCACCCTCTTACAACAAAGGAGGATACAACCAG GGCTACAGCCAGAGCTACAATCAAGGGTACAACCAGGGCAACTACAACCAGAATTACTACAGCAACTACAGTCAGTACCCAGCATACAGTCAGAGCTACAGCCAGACACCTGCCACTGGTCAGACGTacaaccaccagcagcagcagcaaccacaacagcaaccacaacagcagccacagcagaGCTACAACCAGCAGTATCAGCAG TATGCTCAGCAGTGGCAGCAGTACTACCAGAATCAGAACCAGTGGAATCAATATTACAGCCAGTATGGCAGCTATCCTGGACAAGGCAGCCAAGGCTCATCTTCTGGTTCCCAGTAG
- the opa3 gene encoding optic atrophy 3 protein homolog, whose amino-acid sequence MVVGAFPIAKLLYLGVRQLSKPVANRIKAGARRSEFFKTYICLPPAQIYHWIEMRTKMRIMGFRGATIKPLNEEAAAELGAELLGESIIFLIGGGCMVLEYSRQAANSRRKEEELNETLISLQTQLAELSLTTETLSAQLREVNRQMLSFPVPTKK is encoded by the exons atggttgttggtgcctttCCTATCGCCAAGCTCCTCTACCTCGGAGTGAGGCAGTTGAGCAAGCCTGTGGCTAACCGGATAAAAGCTGGAGCCCGGAGGAGCGAGTTCTTTAAAACTTACATTTGCCTGCCGCCGGCACAGA TTTATCACTGGATTGAGATGAGAACAAAGATGCGGATCATGGGCTTCAGGGGAGCCACCATTAAGCCGCTGAACGAGGAAGCGGCAGCAGAGCTGGGCGCCGAGTTACTGGGGGAATCAATCATCTTCCTCATTGGTGGTGGATGCATGGTGTTAGAGTACAGCAGACAGGCGGCTAACTCTCGCCGTAAAGAGGAAGAGCTGAACGAGACCCTCATAAGCCTACAGACGCAACTAGCAGAATTATCCCTAACGACAGAGACTCTAAGTGCGCAGCTGAGAGAGGTCAACAGGCAAATGctgtcatttcctgttcccaccaAAAAGTAA
- the rasgrp4 gene encoding RAS guanyl-releasing protein 4 isoform X1 codes for MNKNKRKSNVESPGVLKGKNLGPRRRNTCPSPQDITRALQSPSSAPSASAASLDDLIQRCLNCFDSEGKTSSPRGTQLVHMTLMMHSWVVPSEAFAQKLLTLYKDCPSDKRGLRRTQIRHLARQWISQFPAVFEVDPHLEQTMGDLWALVRSDGGEEKHSQLIENSCLSPHLNISQAPSPSVKKRKVSLIFDHMEPDEMAEHLSYLEFKNFCNVSFLDYRSYVVRGSVRDNPALERSVMMCNGVSQWVQLMILSRHTAQQRAQVFTKFIHVAQKLRSLQNFNTLMAVTGGLCHSSISRLKDTSNLLPPDVTKALSEMTELLSSRSNYSNYRRVYNECTGFKVPILGVHLKDLISLNEALPDYIDEEKINLSKLQHLYSNINDLLALHSCTPPFEANKDLLHLLTLSLDLYYTEDEIYELSYAKEPKNPKVQPVAPVKPPVVAEWGSGVTPRLDPDTISKHVKQMVDSIMKNYDHNQDGYISLEEFEKIAANFPFSFCTQETDREGQISREEITSYFMRGMSVCAKLGYNFNDAHNFHETTYKRPTFCDICRGFLWGVTKQGYHCKDCGINCHRHCRDLVGIECLKKHKNTTGSCPCTPAPDLRTKGNSWSSEEETFVFPLSNETEHHKGTSDWKSNTSESVLSDRSTQTDPGVWTPEKKDKKGNHLHSRPSLRKVSTLPHRTRCSMPVSFLQEKMEELHLYKDKSREPD; via the exons GAAGTCCAATGTGGAGAGTCCTGGTGTGCTAAAGGGCAAAAACCTGGGCCCCCGGAGGAGGAATACATGTCCCAGTCCTCAGGACATCACCCGGGCCCTGCAGAGCCCCAGTTCTGCTCCCAGTGCCAGTGCTGCCAGCCTGGATGACCTCATACAGCGCTGCCTAAACTGCTTTG ATTCAGAGGGCAAGACTTCCAGCCCAAGAGGGACCCAGTTGGTCCACATGACCCTGATGATGCACAGCTGGGTTGTGCCATCTGAGGCATTTGCCCAGAAACTTCTCACTCT TTATAAGGACTGTCCCTCCGACAAGAGAGGACTCAGGCGGACACAGATCCGCCACCTTGCCAG GCAGTGGATCAGCCAGTTCCCAGCGGTATTTGAGGTGGACCCCCACCTTGAACAGACCATGGGGGACCTGTGGGCACTGGTCCGGTCagatggaggagaggagaaacacTCGCAGCTCATCGAGAACTCCTGCTT AAGCCCTCACCTGAACATATCACAGGCACCCTCACCTTCTGTGAAGAAGAGGAAGGTGTCTTTAATATTCGATCACATGGAGCCAGACGAGATGGCTGAGCATCTCAGCTACCTTGAGTTTAAAAACTTCTGTAATGTATCA TTCTTGGATTACCGCAGCTATGTAGTACGAGGTTCAGTCCGGGACAATCCTGCTTTGGAGCGTTCAGTGATGATGTGTAATGGGGTCTCCCAGTGGGTCCAGCTGATGATTCTTAGCAGACACACAGCCCAGCAGAGAGCCCAGGTCTTCACCAAGTTCATTCATGTGGCTCAG AAACTTCGATCTCTGCAAAACTTTAACACTCTCATGGCCGTAACTGGAGGCCTCTGTCACAGTTCAATCTCCCGCCTCAAAGACACTTCTAACCTGCTGCCTCCTGATGTCACTAAG gCTCTCAGTGAAATGACAGAGCTGCTCTCGTCGCGGAGTAATTACAGCAACTACCGTCGGGTTTACAATGAGTGCACCGGCTTCAAGGTTCCCATTTTGGGTGTCCATCTAAAGGATCTGATCTCGCTGAATGAGGCCTTGCCGGACTACATAGATGAGGAAAAAATCAACCTGAGCAAGCTGCAGCACCTCTATAGCAACATTAATGACCTGCTGGCCCTCCACAGCTGTACACCACCCTTTGAGGCCAACAAAGACCTGCTGCATCTGCTCACG CTCTCCCTAGATTTATACTACACTGAGGATGAGATATATGAACTCTCATATGCCAAGGAACCCAAGAACCCCAAGGTTCAG CCTGTAGCTCCAGTTAAACCCCCAGTAGTGGCAGAGTGGGGTTCAGGAGTCACCCCCAGGCTCGACCCCGACACCATATCTAAACACGTCAAACAGATGGTGGAT TCCATAATGAAGAATTATGACCACAATCAGGATGGCTACATTTCGCTGGAGGAATTTGAAAAAATAGCAGCCAACTTCCCCTTCTCCTTCTGTACTCAAGAAACTGACAG GGAGGGACAAATCAGCCGTGAAGAAATCACCTCTTACTTCATGAGGGGAATGTCCGTATGTGCCAAGTTGGGGTACAACTTCAATGACGCGCATAACTTCCATGAAACCACATACAAACGACCAACATTCTGTGATATATGTAGAGGCTTT CTATGGGGTGTCACCAAACAGGGCTACCACTGTAAAG ACTGTGGGATAAACTGCCACAGACACTGTAGAGATCTGGTGGGTATTGAGTGcttgaagaaacacaaaaacacgacTGGGTCCTGTCCATGCACCCCCGCACCTGATTTAAGAACCAAGGGCAACAGCTGGA GTTCGGAAGAGGAGACCTTTGTTTTTCCCCTGAGTAATGAAACAGAGCACCATAAGGGTACATCTGACTGGAAAAGTAACACCAGTGAATCAGTACTGTCCGACCGCTCCACTCAGACGGATCCTGGAGTTTGGACACCTGAGAAGAAGGACAAAAAGGGAAACCACCTTCACTCTCGTCCATCACTGAGAAAG GTCAGCACTCTACCACACAGAACCCGCTGCTCCATGCCTGTTTCCTTCCTGCAGGAGAAGATGGAGGAGCTGCATCTGTACAAAGACAAAAGCAGGGAGCCAGACTGA